CAGCTCCCATCCAGTGGCCTGCAGAAACGCAGTGCAGAACGTCTCGACTGAGCTGAACCGCAGTCTGGGGATTCGACCCCGTACGCAGTAGAGTTCGCCGACCCAGGGGCGCTCGGTTGCAATAACCAGCTTCATCCCCTCGGTCAAGGTTCCGGTCGGCGCCCCGTTGCCCGGATCCCGCCGCATCTGTCGCATGGCTAACCTCGCGCAGCGGTCCCCTGATAATCGTTGTCGCGCTGCTGGATCCAACCCATCAGTTGGCGCAGTTGCCGACCGGTCTCCTCGATCGGGTGTTTCTCACCCTCCGAGCGCAGCGAGTTGAATTCCGGTGCTCCCCTGTCCTGGTCCTCGATGAAACGCTTGGCGAAGGTACCGTCGACGATGTCATCGAGCACCGCCTTCATATGCTTCTTCACCTCGGGTGTGATGACCCGAGGCCCGGACACATAGTCGCCGAATTCGGCCGTGTCCGAGCAGGACCAACGCTGCTTGGCGATGCCGCCTTCGTACATGAGGTCGACGATCAGCTTGAGTTCGTGCAGACATTCGAAGTACGCAACCTCCGGTTGATATCCGGCTTCAACCAGGGTTTCGAAGCCGTACATAACCAGTTGCGAAGTGGCACCGCACAGGACCGACTGTTCGCCGAACAGGTCGGTTTCCGTCTCCTCGGCGAAGGTGGTCCTGATTCCGCCGGCCCGCAAGCCGCCGATCGCTTTCGCATACGACAGTGCCAGCGGCCACGCCAGTCCCGACTCGTCTTTGTGCACGGCGAGCAGAACAGGGACTCCGCGCCCGTCCTCGTACTCGCGGCGCACCAGGTGACCGGGACCTTTCGGGGCGACCATGAAGACATCGATGCCGTCCGGTGCGGTGATGTAGCCGTACCTGATGTTGAATCCGTGGCTGAACACGATGGCGTTGCCGGGACGCAACGCCGGGGCGATCTGCTCGGCGTAGAGACCGCGGGCGTGCTGGTCAGGAACCAAGATGACGATCACGTCGGCTTCCGCGGCGGCCTCCTGGGGGGTCAGCACTCGCAGTCCCTGTTCCTGCGCCTTCCCGCGGCTGCGCGACTGCGGCGGCAGGCCGATGCGGACATCGACCCCGCTGTCCCGAAGCGACAGCGCCTGTGCGTGTCCCTGACTCCCGTAGCCGATGACGGCAACCTTTCTGCCCTGGATCAGGGAAAGGTCGGCGTCGTCGTCGTAAAACATGTCGGCCACTGCGTACTCCTGCTTCAGGGTTGACTCTCGGCCCACTTGGAGGACCAGGCGTGTGGTCCGACCATACGGGCTATCGTCCTTCGAGGTCAAGCCCGCGAATGTGGGCCCAGTAACCCCAACTCACCCATTGTGGCACTGACCACATATGTGGTAGGATCATAGTAAGATCCATCCAAGTTTGGAGATTCGATGACCCAACAGAGCCCGCCGCTCACTATGCAGAAAACTCCCGCCGACCGCGCCCGCCTACGCAAAGTCGGCGCCGCCAGCCTCGTCGGTACCACCATCGAGTACTACGATTTCTTCGTCTACGGAACCGCCGCCGCGTTGGTCTTTCCTACCGTCTTCTTCCCGAGCAGCAGTCCAGCTGTGGGCACGATTGCTTCGTTTGCGACCTTCGGTGTCGGCTTCTTCGCACGACCTGTCGGGTCGGTGCTGTTCGGCCACTTCGGCGACAAGATCGGACGAAAGCGCACCCTCGTCTGGACTCTGCTCATCATGGGCATTTCGACTGTGGGTATCGGGTTCCTGCCGGGTCACGACAGCGGCACGTTCGGGATGGTCGAGGGCGGTATCGGCATCTGGGCCCCGATTCTGCTTGTGGTGGCCCGATTCATGCAGGGGTTCGCGATGGGCGGGGAGTGGGCAGGTGCCACGCTCTTGACAGCTGAGTACGCGCCGAAGAATCAACGAGGGCGGATGGCGGTTTACCCGCAGATCGGTCCGCCACTCGGCTTCTTCCTCGCCAGCGCCACATTCTTCCTCGCCTCGATCACCGTTGGCGCCGACAGCGAAACGTTCATCAACTACGGCTGGCGCTTTCCCTTCATTGCCTCGCTGTTGCTGGTCATCATTGGCCTGTGGATTCGGTTGACGGTGGAGGAAACCCCGGTTTTCAAAGCCCAACTGGTCAACCTGAAGCGCCAGGCGGCACCGGTGAAATTGCCGTTCGGAGACGCGATTCGCCTGCAGTGGAAGCAGATTGTGTTGTCAGGTGTCGCGATGTCGACGTTGTTCGCGATGTTTTACATCGGTAGCACCTTCTTGACGAGCTACGGCACCGGCAAGTTGGAGTTCACGCGAACCATGATTCTGGGGTTCGGCATGATCGCGGCGCTGATCCTCGCTGCCGTGACTGCCGTGGCAGCAATCCTGTCCGACAGGATCGGCCGCAAAAGGGTCATCGCCGCGGCCTACATCGGGGCGGCGATCTGGTCACTTCTGCTCTTCCCACTTCTTGATACCGGATCTCCCATTGCTTTCCTGATCGGCGTGACGGTCACTTTGGCGCTGTACGGCATGTCGAACGGACCGGCCGGCGCGCTCCTGCCGGAAATGTTCCAGTCGCGCTTCCGCTACACCGGTGCCGGCCTGAGCTACAACCTCGGCGGCATCCTCGGGGGAGCAGTACCGCCGATACTCGCCGCGCAGATCATCGCGCACTACCCCAGCATCTGGGTGGGTGTACTTTTGGCCGGCCTGTCGATACTCAGCTTGGTCTGCGTGCTGACGCTGCCCGAGACCAAGGACAACAACCTCGAGGACGCGCCTGCGCAATGAGCGAATTCTCTTCAGAAACATCGAAAGTGGGCGTCATCGGCTGTGGTCTCATGGGCGCTGGGATAGCGGAGACGTGTGCACGTACCGGGCTCGACGTCGTCGTGATCGAAAACAGCCACGGTGCGGCGCAAGCGGGCCGCGATCGCTTGGAAAAGTCTGTGTCACGCGCCGAGGCCAAGGGCAAGATCGCGTCCGCCGCCGACGTTCTCGATCGCATCCAGATCGGCACCGACCTTGATGCGCTCGCCGACCGGACGATTGTCATCGAGGCAATCCTGGAAGACGAAACGACCAAAACTGAGCTGTTCAGACGGATGGATGCCATCGTCACCGATCGCGACGCGATCCTCGCCTCGAACACGTCGTCGATACCCATCATCAAGCTCGCGGTGGCCACCTCCCGACCCGAGCAGGTCATCGGTGTGCACTTCTTCAACCCGGTTCCGGTGTTGTCGCTGGTCGAACTGATACCGAGCTTCCTGACCGACCCGGCCACCACCGAACGCGCGCGGGCATTCGTTCATACCGGCCTCGGCAAACACGCCATCGACTGTCAAGACCGCGCCGGTTTTGTCGTCAACGCACTGCTCATACCGTTCCTTCTGTCCGCTATCCGGATGGTCGAGGGAGGATTCGCGAGCCCTGAGGACATCGACGAAGGTTTGGTCCGAGGCTGTTCCCACCCGTTGGGCCCATTGGCCCTCACCGACCTGATCGGCTTGGACACGACCAAGGCCATCGCGGAGTCGCTCTACGAGGAATACAAAGAAACTCAGTACGCGTGTCCGCCCTTACTCGCACGAATGGTTGATGCCGGACTGCTCGGCAGGAAAAGCGGTCGAGGCTTCTACACCTACAGCTGAGTCGACGATGACTTCACAACCGATGTTCTGGGTTCGGCACGGTGAATCAGAATGGAATCGTTTGGGACTCATGCAGGGACAGATGCCCTGTCCTGGACTGAGTGCGCTCGGCGTGCGCCAGGCTCGGCGCGCCGCAGAACTGTTGGCAAGGGCGGCTCCCCGCCGTGTCATCAGCTCAGACCTGCGGCGCGCAGCAGAGACGGCCGCCATTATCGCTGAACATGTGGGACTCGCGGAAATCGAAACATCCCCCCTTCTGCGGGAGCGGGGATGGGGAATCTACGAGGGCAGGCCAATAGCCGACGGCCGGCTTGCCGAGGAAAAACTATTCGCCTCGGAGAGGGTTCCCGACGGCGAGTCCCGCCGGGACGTCGCCGACCGGTTGCGACAGTTCGCTCGGCAGCTTCGCGGCGCTGGGCCGAGCGTCGTGGTGACCCACGGTGATGTGATCCGGGAAGCCCTGACAATTTTCGCAGGGCAGGAGCGGCAGCCACACTCGTTTCACAATGGGTGCGTGATTCAGCTCGAGATTCCCATGGGGGCGCTTTTCCGGCAATTGGCAGTACCCAGATCCAAAGGATCACTGTTCAGCGAGATCGCCCTTTTTGGTCCGTGATGGCATAAAGAAACGGAGCCGGTTGTCGGGTTTTCCAGCCCAGAATCTCGTTGAGGTAGTAGTGATCCAAGCTGGCGATCACTGATTTGCAGGCGTCTTTGATGATAGCGTCCCGTGGGATGGTGGACTTCGGATCTGGCGTAGGTTCACGCGTCGCGATCAACGAGTCATGTTGGACGCTAGGTGATTTGGTGTTGTTTGGCAAGTGCTGCTGCGGCGTGTTTGGCGGCGATTAAGGCGCGTAGTTCGTCCATGGAGACCTCGGAGAGGTAGCGGCGGGTGACCTGCCACTCGTCGTGGGATTCGATGACCACCGCGGTCGCCAGCCGCAGGAACGCCGCGGGGTTGGGGAAGATCTCCACGACATCCGCTCGGCGCTTGATCTCCTTATTCAGCCGATCGGTTAACCGGCCCTCCCACGACACGACTGTGGATGCGGCGTGAGGTTCGAGGCCGCGGGTCGTGTGTGGCGCATGCTGGCGGGGCCGAGAGGGGTAGGCGATGACTGTTCGGGTGCGCACCAGCAGTGACGGCTATGTGATCGATGGCCCGTGGGAGGGGTGTGGAGCGGCAAACGCATTCCTGGTGCATCTGGCCGGACGCGGGTTCAGTGCGGCGACGGTGCGGGCGTATGCGTTCGATGTGCTCAATTTGGCTCGGTTCCTGCTGGACCGTGATCTCGCGGTGGCGGCGGTGACGCCGGTGGAGGTGTTCGAGTGGATCGACTGGCAGGATGTGCGCCGTGACCACGGGCGCAGCCCGGAGAGAAGGAATGGCGGGAGCGCGGCGGCATCGACGGTCAACCGGCGGGTCGCGGCGGTGCGGGCGTTCTTCGAGTACCTGGTGATGACCGGGACGCGCTCCGAGAATCCGGTGCCCTCACCGCGGCGCGGGCAGGGGCTGAGACCGGTGGCGCGGGGACTGCTCGGGCATCTGGGCCCGGGTCGGCCTCGGGCCGGAGGCCGGCTGGTGCGGCAACCGCGGTTACTGCCCGAGTCTCTCGATGCCGATGCTGTCGAGCGGTTCGTGGCGTCGTTGCGAACCCATCGGGATCGGGCGATGGTGTGGGCGATGCTATTTGGGGGCCTGCGCAGCGCCGAGGTGCGGTCCTTGCGGTTGGCCGACATCGACTTCGGCCGACGGCGGGTGCGGGTGCTTGGTAAAGGCTCTAAGGAGCGGGTGGTACCGGTCGATGCAGCATTCTTCACCGAACTGTCGGCCTATCTGCGCCTCGAACGCCCACCAGGGTTGGCGACCGAGGAGTGTTTCGTGGTGCTGCGCGGACCCTCCGCGGGGGCCCCGGTCACCGAGGCCGGACTGCGGTCATTGTTTCGGCGGCACCGAGACCTGTCCGGTGCGACGAGGGTACGTCCACACCGGCTGCGCCATACCTACGGTACCGAACTCGCTTCTGCTGGAATCGATCTGATGGTGCTGCGGGAGTTGATGGGCCACGTGTCCCCGGAAACCACCGCCGGATATGTGCACCTGTCGGTCGAGCAACTCGCCGCCGAATACGGTGCTGCTCGCGCCAGCCTTGCCGGGACACGGCGATGACCACCCAGAGGCTCGCAGCGATCGACCTGTTGGCTGACCCGGATGCGGTGCTGGACGACTATCTCGAGCACGTTGCCGGCCTTGGTCTCAGTAGCAGGTCGGTGCGTGGTCGCGCCCGCAGCGCGAGCACCTTCCTGACCGAGTACCCGGATCTGCGGGACTGGATGACCCGACCGGCGGTCGAGCGGTTGGCCGATCTGCGCAACAGCGGGGCCTGGCCATTGGTGTGTCATGTCATTGGCAGGGGCGAGTTGCGCCTCGACCTCGAATTCGCGGCCGTCAAGAACCTCACTGGTTTGGGACGAGCCGTCGAGGACCGCGACCCGGGCGGATTCGCCGCCGTGCGCACCGCCGGGCTGGCCTTGGGCTGGACACCACAGTGGATCGAGACGGTCTTGGGTGAATGTCTGGCGGTGCTGCTCGCCTGGCATGGCGGCCTGGTCCACGATGTCAACAACGGCACGGTCGACAAGTTCGACACCGCGCTGGCTGCCACACAATCGATTCCGGCATCGTCGAGGCGCGCCTACCGCAACCGGATAGCCGGGTTGCGGCAGATACTTTTTCAGGCTCGCATCGTCGATACACCACCACGGCGGCGGCGTTGGGCCCGCAGCTATGCCCAACGCTTCGCCGACGTGGCGATGACTGACCTGATCCGGGAGACGCTGCTGCGTTATGTCACCGTCCGGGCATCGGTGCTGCGTCCGAAATCCGTCGAATCGTTGATTAACGATTTGCTGCCGTTCGCGGACTATCTCACCACCACTCATCCCGAGCTCACCTCGTTCGGGGATCTGGATCGCAGTCACATCGAGGGTTTCCTGGTCTGGAATCGCGCCCGCACCTGGCGTGGGCAACGCGCCGCCGCCGCCGCCGGACGCACCATCTCCAGGGCCGTGATCCAGTCGACGGTACTGAGCGTGCGCAACCTACTCGACGACATCACCGAATGGGGCTGGGAGCAGGCACCGCCGCGTCGTCTGGTCTTCGCCGTCGATGTCCCGAAACTCGATCAACCCCTGCCGCGGGCCCTACCACCTGATATCGACGCCGCGGTGATGAATGCGGTTGCCCAGCTGGAGGATACGTTCGCCCGCGTCGGGCTGACAGTGCTTCGCGGGGCTGGGCTGCGGATCGGGGAGCTGCTCGACCTCGAACTCGGCAGCGTCGTCGACTACGGACCCGCCGGCACCTGGTTGAAAGTTCCGTTGGGCAAGCTCGCCACCGAACGCATGGTTCCGCTCTCGGCCAACACCATTGCCGCATTGGACCAGTGGACCAGCAGACGTGGTGTTTGCCGCCCACTGCCGCATCCCCGTACCGGAGCACCTACCGATTTCCTGTTCGTTGCGCACGGCCGCCGTCTCGGGCAGACGCGGTTACGCAATGGCCTGCTCGCCGCCATCGAGTCCTGCGGGCTGCGCGGGACCGGCGGCGCACCGCTGGTGGTAACCCCGCATCAGCTACGCCACACATGGGCCACCGAGCTCGCGAACGCAGGCATGAGCCTGCAGGCCTTGATGGCACTGCTCGGACATGTCACCCCGCAGATGACTTTGCGTTACGCCACCTTGGCCTCACCGACGCTACGCGATGCCTATGACCAGGCCATGGGGAAGATGCGACGACAGTTCACTCTCACTCCGGTCGGCAAACCCATCGTCCCCGATGCGGTCAGCTGGCTCGGT
This region of Mycolicibacterium goodii genomic DNA includes:
- a CDS encoding tyrosine-type recombinase/integrase — protein: MTTQRLAAIDLLADPDAVLDDYLEHVAGLGLSSRSVRGRARSASTFLTEYPDLRDWMTRPAVERLADLRNSGAWPLVCHVIGRGELRLDLEFAAVKNLTGLGRAVEDRDPGGFAAVRTAGLALGWTPQWIETVLGECLAVLLAWHGGLVHDVNNGTVDKFDTALAATQSIPASSRRAYRNRIAGLRQILFQARIVDTPPRRRRWARSYAQRFADVAMTDLIRETLLRYVTVRASVLRPKSVESLINDLLPFADYLTTTHPELTSFGDLDRSHIEGFLVWNRARTWRGQRAAAAAGRTISRAVIQSTVLSVRNLLDDITEWGWEQAPPRRLVFAVDVPKLDQPLPRALPPDIDAAVMNAVAQLEDTFARVGLTVLRGAGLRIGELLDLELGSVVDYGPAGTWLKVPLGKLATERMVPLSANTIAALDQWTSRRGVCRPLPHPRTGAPTDFLFVAHGRRLGQTRLRNGLLAAIESCGLRGTGGAPLVVTPHQLRHTWATELANAGMSLQALMALLGHVTPQMTLRYATLASPTLRDAYDQAMGKMRRQFTLTPVGKPIVPDAVSWLGSEMLKTRVAHGYCSRHQSAGACPYANICETCDNFVTGPEFRGALEAQRTDIQTLEVDARARGWLDEAGRHHRVAEALTDHLHRLDR
- a CDS encoding 3-hydroxybutyryl-CoA dehydrogenase, with protein sequence MSEFSSETSKVGVIGCGLMGAGIAETCARTGLDVVVIENSHGAAQAGRDRLEKSVSRAEAKGKIASAADVLDRIQIGTDLDALADRTIVIEAILEDETTKTELFRRMDAIVTDRDAILASNTSSIPIIKLAVATSRPEQVIGVHFFNPVPVLSLVELIPSFLTDPATTERARAFVHTGLGKHAIDCQDRAGFVVNALLIPFLLSAIRMVEGGFASPEDIDEGLVRGCSHPLGPLALTDLIGLDTTKAIAESLYEEYKETQYACPPLLARMVDAGLLGRKSGRGFYTYS
- the ilvC gene encoding ketol-acid reductoisomerase, producing the protein MFYDDDADLSLIQGRKVAVIGYGSQGHAQALSLRDSGVDVRIGLPPQSRSRGKAQEQGLRVLTPQEAAAEADVIVILVPDQHARGLYAEQIAPALRPGNAIVFSHGFNIRYGYITAPDGIDVFMVAPKGPGHLVRREYEDGRGVPVLLAVHKDESGLAWPLALSYAKAIGGLRAGGIRTTFAEETETDLFGEQSVLCGATSQLVMYGFETLVEAGYQPEVAYFECLHELKLIVDLMYEGGIAKQRWSCSDTAEFGDYVSGPRVITPEVKKHMKAVLDDIVDGTFAKRFIEDQDRGAPEFNSLRSEGEKHPIEETGRQLRQLMGWIQQRDNDYQGTAARG
- a CDS encoding histidine phosphatase family protein, whose translation is MTSQPMFWVRHGESEWNRLGLMQGQMPCPGLSALGVRQARRAAELLARAAPRRVISSDLRRAAETAAIIAEHVGLAEIETSPLLRERGWGIYEGRPIADGRLAEEKLFASERVPDGESRRDVADRLRQFARQLRGAGPSVVVTHGDVIREALTIFAGQERQPHSFHNGCVIQLEIPMGALFRQLAVPRSKGSLFSEIALFGP
- a CDS encoding tyrosine-type recombinase/integrase, producing the protein MTVRVRTSSDGYVIDGPWEGCGAANAFLVHLAGRGFSAATVRAYAFDVLNLARFLLDRDLAVAAVTPVEVFEWIDWQDVRRDHGRSPERRNGGSAAASTVNRRVAAVRAFFEYLVMTGTRSENPVPSPRRGQGLRPVARGLLGHLGPGRPRAGGRLVRQPRLLPESLDADAVERFVASLRTHRDRAMVWAMLFGGLRSAEVRSLRLADIDFGRRRVRVLGKGSKERVVPVDAAFFTELSAYLRLERPPGLATEECFVVLRGPSAGAPVTEAGLRSLFRRHRDLSGATRVRPHRLRHTYGTELASAGIDLMVLRELMGHVSPETTAGYVHLSVEQLAAEYGAARASLAGTRR
- a CDS encoding MFS transporter; translation: MTQQSPPLTMQKTPADRARLRKVGAASLVGTTIEYYDFFVYGTAAALVFPTVFFPSSSPAVGTIASFATFGVGFFARPVGSVLFGHFGDKIGRKRTLVWTLLIMGISTVGIGFLPGHDSGTFGMVEGGIGIWAPILLVVARFMQGFAMGGEWAGATLLTAEYAPKNQRGRMAVYPQIGPPLGFFLASATFFLASITVGADSETFINYGWRFPFIASLLLVIIGLWIRLTVEETPVFKAQLVNLKRQAAPVKLPFGDAIRLQWKQIVLSGVAMSTLFAMFYIGSTFLTSYGTGKLEFTRTMILGFGMIAALILAAVTAVAAILSDRIGRKRVIAAAYIGAAIWSLLLFPLLDTGSPIAFLIGVTVTLALYGMSNGPAGALLPEMFQSRFRYTGAGLSYNLGGILGGAVPPILAAQIIAHYPSIWVGVLLAGLSILSLVCVLTLPETKDNNLEDAPAQ